The genomic DNA GTCTAGCAGCTTTTGAAAAAGCCCAAACGAAGGGAGTTTTAAAGGTATTGTTGGATATGAATTAGTAAATTTAAAAAACAAATCAACTCACATTGATGCTGCACCATTGCTAACTAAACGTTTAAATAAAGCTGCTGACCAACCGGTTTCTTTTAAAACTGCATTTGTGGCAACATCTATATAAGATTGTTCAATAAATGCTAAATCAATCATGCAAATTTTGCCCAAAGCTGCTTGTAATTCTTCTGATTTTCCTTCAGTTTTCAGCTTTTTCCCAACTTCATTAACTACTGTAGCCATACCTGGGACTATATGTTGGGGTTGAATGCCAACTTTAACATGAACTAAACCTATTTTCCATCTTCTTTGGGCATAGTTATCACCCCAATTATCAATACCTGTAAACATTTCATGAAACCAGGTAACAAAGGTTTGTTTTAATCTATGAACTCTTCCTTCGGTTTCGTTTAAAACCGCGTTCATTTCCTCATCACGTCCTAAATAACCATAGAAATGATCTGCCATTTCTGCGGCAATTTCTAATCCCCAATCTGCATTTGCTTTTAAAATTTCTTTATCTTTTTCTGTAAAATCAAATCTTCTGACTAAGGTAGTCATAAATACTACTGGATCTATACTCATAATTTATCCTTTAGCTTTGCTATTTACTTGTTGTAATTTAACTTACAAAGTTGAGGAAGTTGTGAAGATGGCAATATTTGTAACAAATATTTGTAGTTTGTATGGGAATTTACATAATTTGATGTCAGAATCATGATATCTGGTTACTGAGCGATAGTCGAAGTACAGGATTTAAGGATATAGAGGATGGTATCAGATCCCCAACTTGTTTTTTAGTAATCTTCTCATTTATCAGATTAATTATCATAGAGGTACAGAGCCTTTTTCCACAAACTAAAATATTAATTAGCCTGATAATCTTTACAATTAATGGCTTCTTCTGTGTTAGCAATGTAAGGATTTACCGTACATTTAAGGCGGTAATTATTAGTAAAAAACTGGCATTTATGACAGGGGATTTGGTGCATTTTTTTGGCAGTTTTTACAGTATTTTTAGTTACTATCCATAAGTTTAGAAATACTAAAATAATCATACTCCAAGCAACAACAAAGCAAATCGGAATTAGGAATGGTTGTATTCCATGAATGAGAAAAGATAAAAAACTTAACACGGCAAATTCTAATAAAAGTGAGGAGTTAGGAACTAATATAACTCCTAACTCCTGATTGATCACTTCTAGCTAAAGATATATTAAGCTAAATTCCTGCGTGTCCTAATGCTAAACCTGTGACTAACATTCCAAAGACTAGGAAAGGTTGAGCGCTGGCTTGATATTTAACATCATTAGCGATGGGGTCACGGAGAAAATACATATCCTGGAAAGTGATTTGAGGAATGATTAATAATACCAGGATGGCAGCGTAGAGATTTTCGTGAATGGTGACGAGATAACCTGCAACTAAACCTTGGAATAAATCAATCATGACTACACAAATTAAAGCCGCAGTTTGGATACCAAACATGACTGGTAATGATTTTAAACCGAGTTGGCGATCGCCTTCAACACTTTTGAAGTCGTTAACAATAGCAATACCTAAACCAGCCAAACTATAAAATAAAGTGAGAACTACAATCTTCCAATTTAGCTCACCAAATAAAGCATGACCAGCCCACCAAGGTAGAGCGATATAACTTGCACCTAAAGCATAGTTTCCTAACCAACCATTTTGTTTTAATTTTAATGGTGGTGCAGAATAGATATAGGCGATAAAAGACCCAAAAACAGACAAC from Okeanomitos corallinicola TIOX110 includes the following:
- a CDS encoding protoglobin domain-containing protein, yielding MSIDPVVFMTTLVRRFDFTEKDKEILKANADWGLEIAAEMADHFYGYLGRDEEMNAVLNETEGRVHRLKQTFVTWFHEMFTGIDNWGDNYAQRRWKIGLVHVKVGIQPQHIVPGMATVVNEVGKKLKTEGKSEELQAALGKICMIDLAFIEQSYIDVATNAVLKETGWSAALFKRLVSNGAASM
- the chlG gene encoding chlorophyll synthase ChlG; its protein translation is MSESNPINQNPQPNEAVESTNQPATNLEDRNAKTRQLLGMKGAATGETSIWKIRLQLMKPITWIPLIWGVVCGAASSGNYTWSLENVLKAALCMLLSGPLLTGYTQTINDYYDREIDAINEPYRPIPSGAISEKQVISQFVLLVLLGYAVAYTLDLWAGHEFPNVLMLSVFGSFIAYIYSAPPLKLKQNGWLGNYALGASYIALPWWAGHALFGELNWKIVVLTLFYSLAGLGIAIVNDFKSVEGDRQLGLKSLPVMFGIQTAALICVVMIDLFQGLVAGYLVTIHENLYAAILVLLIIPQITFQDMYFLRDPIANDVKYQASAQPFLVFGMLVTGLALGHAGI